A window of Gudongella oleilytica genomic DNA:
TCCTTCACAGCAAATTCAGACATTGCCTTAAAGGATGCCTTTTCCTCAAGCTCTGCATATTTATGGAGCCGAACTAGATCAAAGGCATTTAGGAGCTTCCCGCAAACCGGATCTGTTGCATGGTGGGAATAAGCAAACTTGCCTCCGTAAACAACCACACCGGCACTGGAGTCGGCCGGAATATAGTCAAACCTGCCCTCCATCGCAGAGGGCTCATAAACCTCCGGTAAAAACTCGGCAATGGCATCCTCTATGGAGTAAGCCCTGCAAAACGCTCCAATTACTCCGCTTTTTTCGAGTGGGTCCTTTTGTTGTTTCAAGCTATGCTGGATAACCTCCGATTGCCGTTTTGAGGTCGGCCACATGGAGGTATCACGCCAATCGGCGTATTTTGATAGGTAGGTATCCGGATCAAGCAAGGAACCGTCCTTTTCCTGGAACACAAACTCTCCGTCCGATGGCGTGGAGGGCCAGTACATCAAGCGAGATGGCTCATAGGTGGTATCATCAAACATGTCGATGCCAATTTCCTTGGCCACCATGCGGCCCAGAGCCGGATATTCGTCTTCACTGACATCACGGGCCAGCGGGATGACCAAACGAAGACGATGAGCCTCCGGTGTATGCTTATGAGTGGAATACAGGCAGCATGCCCAGTCATAGAGGGACTCAAGCTGCGCCCAGGTGTCCGGCGTTGCATAGTCCATATCCAAAGTAAGCATCGATCGGCAAATCACATAACCATTTCTGCGCTTACCTTCCCGGAGTGCACCACCTACGAAACCACCGATGTCCTTGATGGAATCCTGACGAGCCTTAGTCATCTTGCGAAACTCTGATACTGTCTCAGTGGTACGCTTCGTGGTGCGAACCGTGTCCTTGAAGGCTGGCCAGGTAATCTCCTTGTTCTTCCACTTTTTATCCATACGGCTATTGCCGACAGCAAGCTTCATTCAAATTCCTCCTCACACTTGTCGTTGAAACGCCGGATGGGTATGCCGCGCTTTTTTGCCTTGGCGATTTCCCGCGACATGCCAGCTGATATATGGCGACCGAACACCCAAAGCTCGTCGCATTTCCCGAGCCAGACCAGCCCGAAAAACAACCCAAGCTCCCGCTCGGTAAGGTCATTTTCATCCAGCACCTGCGGATAAAGCAGGTGGGGAGCGAAGGGAATCGCCCCACTTACCACCGCAAAACGTGTGTACCGGATAGCCCTCATGGTGTTTGTTTCAATATCTCCGGCAAAGGGTGAGCAGATGAACACGCAGGGCTTCCATGCTTTCGCTTTTTCCTCCCGAGCTACAGCCGCTAAAGCATCGGCAGCTGTTGGGTCGGGGTAGTGCTCTGCGTTAAATCTGTCCATTGCCGCCACCTCCAACGAGAAAGTAATTGACGAAGTACTGCTGACCCTTGCCAGTGACCTTGGTGGTCTTTGAAATGGTGACATGACCATCTGAATGGGTGATGGCCGTTTCCTTGACCTTGAACAGCCCCAGTTCCATTGCCTTTTGTGTTGGTGCATTGTAGTCTGTGCCCTTGCGCTTAATCAGGAAGCCATCCTGTCTTAACCTTTCAAACAAACGGTTCTGGCCGATATCAATTCCGTTGCCTTTGAGAATCTTGGCAAGCTCGCCGATAAGAATGGTTCCGTCTGATACGGACACCGCATCGGCAAAGACCACCTTGGGCTTGTCTACCTCAGTCTGAAGCTGCAGGCGTTCCTTTGCCTGACGTTCCTCCTTCAGCGCAGTCAGTACCTTGATCCAGACATCTGGGTCATTCATGATTTCTTCCAGCTTATCCGAGGTAAGATAGGCTCCGTGCTTTCGGATGGTTGGCAGGACCTCGTGGGTGACCCAGCGTTTAAATTTCCGGGCCTCGGGTTTGTCTGAACGCAGGATAACGTTGTAAAGCCCGCTCTCATTGACGATGTTTGTTTGCTGCTGCCGCCCCATACTGTCGATGACGTAAGCCTGACTTACATCATCCGAATCAAGTCGATCTGCAATCATGCGAGCATTACTAAGCTCCAGCACATCACACACATCCTTGAGCACCCACCAAGGCTCGCCACCTCTCTGGATTGTTCTGACTTCCTTGCCCTCGTAGGAGAAAACCTGTAAATTGTTCATAATAGAACCGTCCTTTCTGAAGGCGCGAAGATTTTGTATTTGGCCTTCGCTTTAAGCCAGGAGAAAGGACGGTTTCGGACGGTCTATATAAAATTTTCTAATCTTTTTTATAGAATGGGCACACATAGCCCTCGGCACGAAGCAATAACCCTTTTGCCCAAGACGGAGTTTTGCTCATTTTTGAGCATAAGTCTTGTAGTGAGAGTTTTTCATCCGCTTCGATTACAATTTCATCATGCACATGCATGACAATCTCATAAGCCTTAAAAGCCTGCAGCGCATGACAGAGGATATCGCGTGAAATGGCTTGGACGATGTTTTCCACAAGCTTTGGGCCATAGGTTTCGATGCGCTCCCATTTCTTCGTTGCGCCTACACCCTCATAGGTCACCGCATCGCTTCCAAAGCGATTCTGGCCGAGCTTCGGCTTCACATATGAAAGTCGTCTGCCTGAAGGTAGCGTTATGAACAGCATGCCGCTTCTGCATTCAAATTGAATACCGTGGGTTGTCGTTACAGCTCGCTCCCTGACAGCGGTCATGACAGCCCTGTCTACCTCCCACCAAAACCGGACGATGTAGGGGTTGGCCGACCTCCATGCATTGACTAGCGACTGAAGCTCAACTTCTTCAACACCCATATCAAGGGCACCCATGGCTTTCAGCGCACCGACCGAGCCCCCATAGCCTAAGGCAAGCTCAGCAATTTTACCTTTTTGCCTTAAAGGACTGCCTTTAGTGATTTCCTCAATGGGGACATGAAACATCTGACTAGCCGATGCTTCATAGATCCGGCCGTGGGTAGCAAACACCTCGTTTCGCCAGGACTCGCCAGCCAGCCACGCAATAACGCGGGCTTCGATCGCTGAAAAGTCAGCTACAATGAACGTATAACCGGCTTTTGGAATAAAGGCGGTTCGGATGAGCTCCGACAGCACCTCCGGCACAGTATCATAGAGCGCTTCCAGCAGGTCATACTGACCAAGCCTCACCATCTGCCTTGCTTGCTCCAAATCTGGCAGGTGGTTTTGGGGCAGATTCTGCACCTGCACGAGTCTTCCGGCCCAGCGCCCGGTCCGATTCGCACCGTAAAACTGTAAAAGCCCACGAACCCTGCCATCAGAGCAGACGGCATTTTGCATGGCAGTATATTTCTTGACACTGCTTTTGGCCAGAGACTGCCTGAGCTCCAGCACCTGGCCGAGCGGCTCAGGCGCTGTTTTCAGAAGCTCCTTTACGGCAGCCTTGCCCAGGGTGTCGGTTTCTAAGCCCTGTTCTGCCAGCCACGCCTTCATCTGCGCGACTGAGTTTGGGTTATCCAGCTCAGTCATTTGCTGCATCCGATAGGTGAGCTCCTGTTTGGCCCTGCTGTCAAAGCGAATGGCCTCACCTACGAGCTCCAGATCCAGACGGATGCCACGATCATTTATTTCTTGATCAAGAATATAATTCGGCCATTCAAAAGATGGTACAGGGAACTTGTGAAGCTTGGCTTGGATCTCAAGCTCGGTTTCCACATCACGGGCATTGTATGCTTTATACTTCTCCCACTTTTCCGGGGCATCAGCCGGCAGGTTCCTCTCCCGCCCGCCATTTACCTTTGACGGCTTGCAGGGCATCGAGAAATATCGGATCAGGTCTTTTCCTTCCTTGAGCTTTTGCTTTTCAAGTCCCAGCACCGCTCCGGCACCTTCCAGTGAAAGAGGCAAGCCCAGATAGGCCGACCAAACCATGGTACAGCGCCAGGATACTGGGCTTATAAATTGGCTTTCAGGATTATTCTGATCCAGCGTTATACCTTGCCTAGACAGCCATCGTGATAGGCAGATCCGTTCAAACTGGGCATTGAAGGCCCACTTTATGACTGCATCATCCGTAAGAGCTCTGATGATTTCCTCCGGCAGAGCTTCACCGCTGGCAAGGTCAACAACCTGTACTTCACCACCATCAATGGAATAACCGAACAGCAGTATGTCAAAGTCCGGGACCTCCGAGTAACGGTAAACACCGCTTTTCATCAGATCAAAGCTGGAGAACGTTTCAATATCGCATGAGAGTGTTTTCATATGGCCTCCTTAGCGGAAAAGGGCGGCAAGAAATCCCGCCGCCCAATCTTTAGTATTTTGCGTATCCCCTTAGCCAAGGAAGTCCTCGCCGTCATAGTCTGATGCAAAATCATCTGCAGCACTAGTCCTTCCACCCAGGGGCTCGCCATCCTGGACCTTCTGGATATTGCCTAAGCCGCAGGCGACACCTCGGTTGCCGTTGGAGTTGAAGGCGTAAAAATTGATGCTGACCCTTGCGTATACTCCGGAGTAAACCTCCGAACGGCTTATGATCGGATTCAGGGACTTGTCCACTATCTCCGGAGCAGAATTGGAGTTGGCGTTCACAAAGTAGCTGTCTGCGTATGCCTCATCGTCCGGGCGGTCGATATCACCGTCACGAAGTGGAAGCTTCAGAGCGGCCTTATTCGGAATCTTCCCACCAAACTTACCGCGACCTTCCTCGATGGCAGCATCAACCGCTTTGTTAATAGCCTCAAGGGTTTTGGTATCGTACTTTGGAATGATGAGAGAAACGCTGTATTTTTCTGCGCCTCCATTGATGCTTTTGGGCTCATGGACATTGGCATAGCTGAGACGGACTATGCCTGTGACAACCTTAGTGGGATTCACCCTAACACCTGTGTTTGTTTTATTTGCTGTGTTTGACATATTAAATTTCCTCCTTAAAATCTTGTTTTGCGGATGTATTGATTTCCGGTCGTTTATCGGTAATGGGTACCAGCGCCGGCTTTCCCGGTGGCTTTTCAATGAGCTCACCAAGGATTTCACTAAATTTTGCTTTGCTCATCAGCTTCTCCATTTCGGTGAGGGTAATCAGGGATTGTCGGTATATATCGCGGTAACCGGCAGCCTTTGCAGCCTCTGCGACGGCTTCCTCGTTCTTATACCTTCTGTTTGAGCGGCCCTCCACCAGCTTGAAGCCACACCAGCGCTTGCCGTGGTTGAGTGCTGCTTCAAGGGCATAGTTTCTGATGTCATTTGCCCAGGCTGTCAGGTCGTCCAGCTTTGCTATGATGCCTTCGATGTCGTCGTCCGTGAGGACTGGTGGCAACGAGAACTCAAACCGTGCAAGGTTCAGCTTTTCCTCAGCCCTTGCCCGACACTTGACTGCTGCCCGGCAGAACTGACAATGATCGCCGGGTACAAATTCACCGCCACCTTCAAAGGCGAGCTTTGCAGTCGGGACCAAGATCTCTTCAGCCCACTGATAGAGAGACTCCTTAAACACTGTGTAGGTGCTGGCATTTTCTCTTCGTGGCTGGTAAATTGACATTGACACTTCGCTTATGTCGTATATCCCGTCGAATAGCTCTAAGGCAGATAAGCCATAAAGCTTCATTTGTGGATTTTCTTCAGCGTGGACCAGGGTCCATCCGAATTTGAAATCTACGATATGAAGCGTCCTATCGCCGATAACCACACAGTCACCGGTGCCAAAGCCATCCGGTACGAAGCGTGAAAAGTCCAGGCGCTGCTCAATCAGGATCGTTGGATCTGAGCAGGTTTGCTTTAGCCCCGCAAGAATCTCCAATACGAAATCAACGTAGCCATCGGTGGCGGCTTCCATTTCATCTGAGTCATACTTTGAGACTGGTCTTTTCGTGCGTAGCTTGAGGGCCTTTCGCAGCTTGTGTTCTGCTAGTGCATGGGCAGCAGAGCCCTCGGCGGCGGCCTCGCCGCTGTTGTCTGCAAACTCCTGTTCCAGTCGAGGTGCTCTTGTACAGATCAACCAGCGATGCGCACTTGATGCGGATAGAATCGCATGCTTGCTCATTTGAGTACCTCCGCATCCGCCAATAGAGCTGCATAATTTACCGGATCAATCTGGCTGAGCTTTGGTGCTCCGTACTTTTCGAGAAGCCCCCGCACCTCTGCAGTAAACCCTTCCTGGCTTTTTTCGGCCAATGCTGCTCTGACGTGCTCAAGTGATACCGGCTTTTCTGTGGTTTTTGGTTCAATAAAGGTCGGTACCCCTGGTGCAACCTTGGCAGGTTCATTGCCCGCCATCGTCTCAGCTGCAGCTTGGATGCTGTCCGCCAGAGAGCGCATGTTATCGACCACATCAAGGAGTAGCTTGATTTTACTCACCGCTTTCACCTCCCTCCTCAACGATGGACAGCGCTTTTACGCTGTCGCCGGGTACAATGACCGTCAGCCTTTGCTTGTCTCCAAGCAGGAAGCGAAGTAGTCGCTCCCGCATGGTGACATGTCGGCAGCCGACGATCCCGCCACCTGGCGGTTCCTTTGAAACACTGATTCTGAGTGTGTGTCTCATGTGCTTCACCTTGCCTTTCTGAAGGCTGTATTGTTTGTGCCTTCTGATGTAAGCCAGGAGAAAGGACCGAATCGGACGGTCCTAATCAAGAAAATTTCTGAGCTTCTTTTTTGCTCTATCTACGGCATGGCGAATGGCAGATTCATCCTTACCCTCTAAAGCGGCAAGGTCGGTATATGACCAACCCTCCAGCAGGCACTTGCGAAGCAGGTATTGCTGGCGTTCGTTCAGGCAGGACATGGCCTGGCCGATAACCTCAGAGTCGATTAAATCCGCGAGCAGGTCGGTGCCATCGCTAAAATAGCGAACATCCTCGTATTCAAAGGTAGAAAGCTGTGTGTGGCGATCTCTTCGAGAATTTTTGCGGTCATTTTTCTTCTCTGCTTCGATTGACTCCAAATAGAAGGTTCCAACCTCTTCGGATACCTCCAGTTCGATGATTTTACCGTCAGCATTTTTGTAATTGATTTTCATTGTTTGGCTCCTTTCAGTGCAGGAGCCAAGCGTGAGATATGTAAAAGAGCCGAATGGTCACAAAACGCAAATGGCCGGATGGTTACGAATTTGCATTTCGTAACTCATCCGGCCATTTGGTAGCTCGCACTCGGCTCCGTTGCTCGGTATGA
This region includes:
- a CDS encoding rRNA biogenesis protein rrp5 — translated: MSKIKLLLDVVDNMRSLADSIQAAAETMAGNEPAKVAPGVPTFIEPKTTEKPVSLEHVRAALAEKSQEGFTAEVRGLLEKYGAPKLSQIDPVNYAALLADAEVLK
- a CDS encoding DNA polymerase, which gives rise to MKTLSCDIETFSSFDLMKSGVYRYSEVPDFDILLFGYSIDGGEVQVVDLASGEALPEEIIRALTDDAVIKWAFNAQFERICLSRWLSRQGITLDQNNPESQFISPVSWRCTMVWSAYLGLPLSLEGAGAVLGLEKQKLKEGKDLIRYFSMPCKPSKVNGGRERNLPADAPEKWEKYKAYNARDVETELEIQAKLHKFPVPSFEWPNYILDQEINDRGIRLDLELVGEAIRFDSRAKQELTYRMQQMTELDNPNSVAQMKAWLAEQGLETDTLGKAAVKELLKTAPEPLGQVLELRQSLAKSSVKKYTAMQNAVCSDGRVRGLLQFYGANRTGRWAGRLVQVQNLPQNHLPDLEQARQMVRLGQYDLLEALYDTVPEVLSELIRTAFIPKAGYTFIVADFSAIEARVIAWLAGESWRNEVFATHGRIYEASASQMFHVPIEEITKGSPLRQKGKIAELALGYGGSVGALKAMGALDMGVEEVELQSLVNAWRSANPYIVRFWWEVDRAVMTAVRERAVTTTHGIQFECRSGMLFITLPSGRRLSYVKPKLGQNRFGSDAVTYEGVGATKKWERIETYGPKLVENIVQAISRDILCHALQAFKAYEIVMHVHDEIVIEADEKLSLQDLCSKMSKTPSWAKGLLLRAEGYVCPFYKKD
- a CDS encoding RNA polymerase sigma factor — translated: MKINYKNADGKIIELEVSEEVGTFYLESIEAEKKNDRKNSRRDRHTQLSTFEYEDVRYFSDGTDLLADLIDSEVIGQAMSCLNERQQYLLRKCLLEGWSYTDLAALEGKDESAIRHAVDRAKKKLRNFLD
- a CDS encoding DUF2800 domain-containing protein, which produces MSKHAILSASSAHRWLICTRAPRLEQEFADNSGEAAAEGSAAHALAEHKLRKALKLRTKRPVSKYDSDEMEAATDGYVDFVLEILAGLKQTCSDPTILIEQRLDFSRFVPDGFGTGDCVVIGDRTLHIVDFKFGWTLVHAEENPQMKLYGLSALELFDGIYDISEVSMSIYQPRRENASTYTVFKESLYQWAEEILVPTAKLAFEGGGEFVPGDHCQFCRAAVKCRARAEEKLNLARFEFSLPPVLTDDDIEGIIAKLDDLTAWANDIRNYALEAALNHGKRWCGFKLVEGRSNRRYKNEEAVAEAAKAAGYRDIYRQSLITLTEMEKLMSKAKFSEILGELIEKPPGKPALVPITDKRPEINTSAKQDFKEEI
- a CDS encoding DUF4406 domain-containing protein, giving the protein MDRFNAEHYPDPTAADALAAVAREEKAKAWKPCVFICSPFAGDIETNTMRAIRYTRFAVVSGAIPFAPHLLYPQVLDENDLTERELGLFFGLVWLGKCDELWVFGRHISAGMSREIAKAKKRGIPIRRFNDKCEEEFE
- a CDS encoding DUF2815 family protein; the protein is MSNTANKTNTGVRVNPTKVVTGIVRLSYANVHEPKSINGGAEKYSVSLIIPKYDTKTLEAINKAVDAAIEEGRGKFGGKIPNKAALKLPLRDGDIDRPDDEAYADSYFVNANSNSAPEIVDKSLNPIISRSEVYSGVYARVSINFYAFNSNGNRGVACGLGNIQKVQDGEPLGGRTSAADDFASDYDGEDFLG
- a CDS encoding phage antirepressor produces the protein MNNLQVFSYEGKEVRTIQRGGEPWWVLKDVCDVLELSNARMIADRLDSDDVSQAYVIDSMGRQQQTNIVNESGLYNVILRSDKPEARKFKRWVTHEVLPTIRKHGAYLTSDKLEEIMNDPDVWIKVLTALKEERQAKERLQLQTEVDKPKVVFADAVSVSDGTILIGELAKILKGNGIDIGQNRLFERLRQDGFLIKRKGTDYNAPTQKAMELGLFKVKETAITHSDGHVTISKTTKVTGKGQQYFVNYFLVGGGGNGQI